A single genomic interval of Nitratidesulfovibrio sp. SRB-5 harbors:
- a CDS encoding ChaN family lipoprotein translates to MGMTIPRLPDGTLVTVSPAGEIRAMDPADAARLALRHDYILLGESHTSACDHRAQAAFITALLAEGARPAIGLEMVPRDGQPALDEFSRGATLLDKLSDALDWPKTWGYDFALYKPVFAVADWARLPVHGLNVPQRVVRQVSRGGLESVPEADRGWLPPSIIAPAPEQRATLTAIFREHAAMRAGRAEGAKGVTRDAAPQGGTPAAPQGAPATNPALAVPAAPPVAPSAPTVAGPVVAGPVPAADNDAAALERFLLVQSLWDSAMAHQAVRVRVAHGGPVVILAGGGHVEFGWGIARRIRLLDPDARVLLVMPWRIAPDAAAGPPVTDAKGAPAGASANVSSPSSAPVGPAAPVPPASGQGDTPPDAAQADIFWVCRAEPEPPRPMPGMPGTAMPAAGGPARPRLGLLLQQEADGARVQQVEPGSVAERAGFRPGDLILRVGDRPVDSMRVLHEAGAAAVAAGQDVRFTVRGPGDADAERVLTVPGLK, encoded by the coding sequence ATGGGCATGACCATCCCTCGCCTGCCCGACGGCACGCTGGTGACGGTGTCCCCGGCGGGCGAAATCCGCGCCATGGACCCGGCGGACGCCGCCCGGCTGGCCCTGCGCCACGACTACATCCTGCTGGGTGAATCGCACACCAGCGCGTGCGACCACCGGGCGCAGGCCGCGTTCATCACCGCCCTGCTGGCGGAGGGCGCGCGCCCGGCCATCGGGCTTGAAATGGTGCCCCGCGACGGGCAGCCCGCGCTGGACGAGTTTTCGCGGGGGGCCACCCTGCTGGACAAGCTTTCCGATGCCCTGGACTGGCCGAAGACCTGGGGCTACGACTTCGCCTTGTATAAGCCCGTGTTCGCCGTGGCCGACTGGGCGCGCCTGCCCGTGCACGGCCTGAACGTGCCGCAGCGCGTGGTGCGCCAGGTGAGCCGGGGCGGGCTGGAATCCGTGCCCGAGGCCGACCGGGGCTGGCTGCCGCCGTCCATCATCGCGCCCGCGCCGGAACAGCGCGCCACGCTGACCGCCATCTTCCGCGAGCACGCGGCCATGCGGGCGGGGCGGGCCGAGGGTGCGAAGGGCGTGACCAGGGATGCCGCGCCGCAGGGCGGAACCCCCGCCGCGCCGCAGGGTGCGCCAGCCACCAATCCGGCACTGGCCGTGCCCGCCGCGCCGCCTGTCGCGCCGTCTGCCCCTACCGTGGCTGGCCCTGTCGTGGCTGGCCCCGTCCCGGCAGCGGACAACGACGCCGCAGCCCTCGAACGGTTCCTGCTGGTGCAGTCGCTGTGGGATTCGGCCATGGCCCATCAGGCCGTGCGGGTGCGCGTGGCCCACGGTGGCCCGGTGGTCATTCTGGCGGGCGGCGGACATGTGGAGTTCGGCTGGGGCATTGCCCGGCGCATCCGTCTGCTGGACCCGGATGCCCGCGTGCTGCTGGTGATGCCGTGGCGCATCGCACCGGATGCGGCTGCCGGGCCCCCGGTGACCGACGCCAAGGGCGCGCCCGCTGGTGCGTCCGCGAATGTTTCCTCCCCTTCCTCCGCTCCTGTCGGCCCTGCCGCTCCCGTCCCTCCCGCTTCCGGACAGGGCGACACCCCGCCCGACGCGGCGCAGGCCGATATCTTCTGGGTGTGCCGGGCCGAGCCGGAACCGCCGCGCCCCATGCCCGGCATGCCCGGAACCGCCATGCCCGCCGCGGGCGGCCCCGCGCGGCCCCGGCTGGGACTGCTGTTGCAGCAGGAAGCGGACGGCGCGCGCGTGCAGCAGGTGGAGCCCGGCTCCGTGGCCGAGCGCGCCGGGTTCCGCCCCGGCGACCTCATCCTGCGCGTGGGTGACCGCCCGGTGGACTCCATGCGCGTGCTGCACGAGGCGGGCGCGGCAGCCGTGGCCGCCGGGCAGGACGTGCGCTTTACCGTGCGCGGCCCCGGCGATGCCGACGCGGAACGGGTGCTCACCGTACCCGGCCTGAAGTAG
- a CDS encoding HPP family protein, with the protein MDYFRKMCGCGRDNCRPGLLGLLPKPDVSETLWSFIGALCGIGVVAWLCDRVASPGDGFVLIGSFGASAVLAYGAPGAPFSQPRNLLGGHVLSALVGVFVARNLGVPGLAGMPGAEAQVLSTAWLAPAVAVAAAIALMHLTDTLHPPGGATALIAVTGSPQIQALGYKYALVPVAAGAAALLVVALLVNNIPRGRRYPRHWW; encoded by the coding sequence ATGGACTATTTTCGCAAGATGTGCGGCTGCGGCCGCGACAACTGCCGCCCCGGCCTGCTGGGCCTGCTGCCCAAACCTGATGTTTCCGAAACCCTGTGGTCGTTCATCGGCGCGCTGTGCGGCATCGGCGTGGTGGCGTGGCTGTGCGACCGGGTGGCCTCTCCGGGCGACGGCTTCGTGCTCATCGGCTCGTTCGGAGCCTCGGCGGTGCTGGCCTACGGCGCGCCGGGCGCGCCCTTTTCACAGCCACGCAACCTGCTGGGCGGGCATGTGCTGTCCGCGCTGGTGGGGGTGTTCGTGGCGCGCAATCTGGGCGTGCCGGGCCTGGCCGGAATGCCGGGGGCAGAGGCGCAGGTTCTCTCCACCGCATGGCTGGCCCCTGCCGTGGCCGTGGCCGCCGCCATCGCCCTGATGCACCTCACCGACACCCTGCACCCGCCGGGCGGGGCCACCGCGCTCATCGCCGTCACCGGCAGCCCGCAAATCCAGGCGCTGGGCTACAAGTACGCCTTGGTGCCCGTGGCCGCCGGGGCCGCCGCCCTGCTGGTGGTGGCCCTGCTGGTGAACAACATTCCGCGCGGGCGGCGCTACCCCAGGCACTGGTGGTAA
- a CDS encoding MBOAT family O-acyltransferase, with protein MIFTSLSFIFLLLPLFLALDISARSANSGTLRNAAMLFVSLVFYTWGEAANVFLLLALGVGNYVAATHLNRSKNPRACMALFVAANLAVLIGFKYAHWLLSFILPALDGKKASMPLGISFFTFHAISYLADVYRRHIQPAKTPLDFLTYFCMFPHLVAGPIVRYAQVQDDLSARGPDKALFSFGLYRFLVGLNKKVIIANSVAVMADSAFSMSGPGNLHFFDAWLGIAAYAIQIYFDFSGYSDMAIGLAAMAGFHFEENFRRPYSSTSIREFWRRWHISLSSWLRDYLYIPLGGSKKGRQATYINLLIVFFLCGLWHGANVTFIVWGLWHGLFLVIERLPVGHLLGKMPTLLARAYTLVVVLVGWVFFRAENIGAAWTYLKELFAFSLSPVTLTYHTAACVALAVGGALCLLPDKFLPDPTSHKASAFPASAYWLQALLAVISIALLLTGARNPFIYFDF; from the coding sequence ATGATTTTCACTTCCCTGTCGTTCATCTTCCTACTCCTGCCCCTCTTTCTTGCCCTTGACATTTCTGCCCGAAGCGCCAACTCGGGAACGTTGCGCAATGCCGCAATGCTCTTCGTCAGTCTGGTGTTTTATACATGGGGAGAAGCGGCCAATGTCTTTTTGCTTCTTGCACTTGGCGTGGGCAATTACGTAGCCGCAACTCACCTGAATAGAAGCAAGAATCCACGGGCCTGCATGGCGCTCTTTGTGGCAGCCAATCTGGCCGTACTGATTGGTTTCAAATATGCGCACTGGCTTTTATCGTTCATCCTGCCAGCCTTAGACGGCAAAAAAGCATCCATGCCGCTGGGGATCAGTTTCTTTACCTTTCATGCCATCAGCTATCTTGCAGACGTATATCGTCGCCATATTCAACCAGCAAAGACGCCGCTTGATTTCCTTACCTACTTCTGCATGTTTCCCCACCTGGTCGCCGGACCCATCGTGCGCTATGCTCAGGTGCAAGATGATCTTTCCGCACGCGGGCCAGACAAGGCGCTGTTCTCCTTCGGGCTCTACCGTTTTCTTGTGGGGCTCAACAAAAAGGTCATTATCGCCAACTCGGTTGCCGTTATGGCGGATTCCGCCTTTTCCATGTCCGGACCTGGCAATCTGCACTTCTTTGATGCCTGGCTTGGCATCGCAGCTTATGCCATACAGATATATTTCGACTTTTCAGGATATTCCGACATGGCGATAGGGCTGGCCGCCATGGCGGGGTTCCACTTTGAGGAAAATTTCCGGCGTCCGTATTCCAGCACCAGCATTCGGGAATTCTGGCGACGCTGGCATATTTCGCTTTCTTCATGGCTTCGCGACTACCTTTACATTCCCCTAGGAGGGAGCAAGAAAGGCAGGCAGGCTACCTACATAAATTTGTTGATCGTCTTTTTCCTCTGTGGGTTGTGGCATGGCGCGAACGTCACCTTCATTGTGTGGGGGCTATGGCACGGCCTGTTTCTGGTCATTGAACGGCTCCCCGTCGGGCACCTTCTTGGAAAAATGCCGACGCTCCTTGCCCGCGCCTACACCCTGGTCGTTGTACTGGTGGGGTGGGTCTTTTTCCGCGCAGAGAATATTGGTGCCGCCTGGACATACCTGAAAGAGTTGTTCGCATTCTCTCTATCTCCGGTTACCTTGACATACCACACGGCGGCATGTGTGGCCCTGGCTGTGGGCGGGGCTCTGTGTCTGCTGCCGGACAAGTTCCTTCCCGATCCCACAAGCCACAAGGCTTCGGCATTTCCCGCCAGCGCATACTGGCTGCAGGCATTGTTGGCGGTAATTTCTATCGCCTTGCTTCTCACAGGGGCGCGCAATCCTTTTATCTACTTTGATTTCTAG
- a CDS encoding SDR family oxidoreductase produces MEHHAPPPNADTPGPARLLSAAHPLAGRVALVTGGAQGIGRGIVEHLLACGMCVAAMDADAEALAELAGALSPALAAELTADNDASLPAHPDASATPDSPTFPLLTLHGSVADQADADRCVAATVARFGGLHLLVNNASIANPHSGPADVAAMDMDRWQRMLDVNLTGPMRMVRAAVPHLRASRGAVVNIASTRAVQSEPHTEAYAASKGGLVALTHALAVSLGPEVRVNCISPGWIEVRHLRKAAHRETPVHTDADRAQHPVGRVGTVRDVAALVAFLAGDDAGFVTGQNWLVDGGMTRRMIYEE; encoded by the coding sequence ATGGAACATCACGCCCCGCCCCCCAACGCCGATACCCCCGGCCCCGCCCGTCTCCTCTCCGCAGCCCATCCGCTGGCGGGCCGCGTGGCCCTGGTCACCGGCGGCGCGCAGGGCATTGGCCGGGGCATCGTGGAACATCTGCTGGCCTGTGGCATGTGCGTGGCCGCCATGGATGCCGACGCCGAGGCGCTGGCCGAACTGGCCGGGGCATTGTCCCCCGCGTTGGCCGCCGAACTGACCGCCGACAACGACGCTTCGTTACCCGCGCATCCGGATGCCTCTGCTACGCCCGATTCCCCAACATTCCCCCTGCTGACCCTGCACGGCAGCGTGGCCGACCAGGCCGACGCGGACCGCTGCGTGGCCGCCACGGTGGCCCGCTTCGGCGGACTGCACCTGCTGGTGAACAACGCGAGCATCGCCAATCCCCATTCCGGCCCCGCCGACGTGGCAGCCATGGACATGGACCGCTGGCAGCGCATGCTGGACGTGAACCTGACCGGCCCCATGCGCATGGTGCGCGCCGCCGTGCCCCATTTGCGGGCCTCGCGCGGGGCGGTGGTGAACATCGCCTCCACCCGCGCCGTGCAGTCGGAACCGCACACCGAGGCCTACGCCGCGTCCAAGGGCGGACTGGTGGCCCTGACGCATGCGCTGGCCGTCAGCCTTGGCCCGGAGGTGCGGGTGAACTGCATCTCGCCGGGCTGGATAGAGGTGCGCCACCTGCGCAAGGCGGCCCACCGTGAAACGCCGGTACATACGGATGCCGACCGCGCCCAGCACCCCGTGGGCCGCGTGGGCACCGTGCGCGACGTGGCCGCGCTGGTGGCCTTTCTGGCCGGGGATGACGCCGGGTTCGTCACAGGGCAGAACTGGCTGGTGGACGGCGGCATGACCCGCCGGATGATCTACGAGGAGTAA
- a CDS encoding type II toxin-antitoxin system HicB family antitoxin, translated as MLYCAVLTPLGDDGFAVDFPDFPDAAPGDVGADTLCEAYGVAEEALAEHVRGLLARGETLPEPTPPDRLPVAPPAGAALFMVPVRLEPRRVVKVTLTMTEQEKEKLDAVAADWNMSRSQVVVAAIRDLCDRMGCP; from the coding sequence ATGCTGTATTGCGCCGTGCTGACCCCCCTTGGCGATGACGGATTCGCCGTGGACTTTCCCGATTTTCCCGACGCCGCCCCCGGCGACGTGGGTGCCGATACTCTGTGCGAGGCCTATGGCGTGGCCGAGGAAGCGCTGGCCGAGCACGTGCGCGGGCTGCTGGCCCGTGGCGAAACCCTGCCCGAACCCACCCCGCCGGACCGGTTGCCCGTGGCCCCGCCCGCCGGTGCCGCCCTGTTCATGGTGCCCGTGCGTCTGGAGCCGCGCCGGGTGGTCAAGGTAACCCTGACCATGACCGAGCAGGAAAAGGAAAAGCTGGATGCCGTGGCCGCCGACTGGAACATGAGCCGGTCGCAGGTGGTGGTGGCGGCGATTCGAGATCTCTGCGACCGGATGGGCTGCCCTTAG
- a CDS encoding phenylacetate--CoA ligase family protein — protein sequence MTRKDRTEGIYSRREVLDESERRQYYLIQLKDLLSYAYRYSEDVKKRFDRAQFNVEKFKTLTDLKHIPILKKKELIFLQSMGPRLGGLLTKDLGELKRVFLSPGPIFDPEDRADDYWGYTEAFYSVGFRPGDVAQITFNYHLAPAGLMFEEPLRNLGCAVVPAGPGNAATQLEIMSKLRVSGYVGTPSYLLHLAQKAEEKGMNLRKDLFLEVGFVTGEKFSEKLRAQLEKKFDLIMRQGYGTADVGCIGYECFHKTGLHIANRCYVEICHPDTGIPLKDGEVGEIVVTAFNKTYPLIRLATGDLSYIDRSPCPCGRTSPRLGSIVGRVDTTARIKGMFVYPHQVEQVMSRFEEIKRWQIEVTNPGGIDEMTLFIEASNFKREDELLHQFREKIKLRPELKILAPGTLPPQIRPIEDKRVWD from the coding sequence ATGACCCGCAAGGACCGTACCGAAGGCATCTACAGCCGCCGCGAAGTGCTCGACGAGAGCGAACGCAGGCAATACTACCTCATCCAGCTGAAAGACCTGCTTTCCTACGCCTATCGCTATTCCGAGGACGTGAAGAAGCGCTTCGACCGCGCCCAGTTCAACGTGGAGAAGTTCAAGACCCTCACGGACCTCAAGCACATTCCCATTCTCAAGAAGAAGGAACTCATCTTCCTCCAGTCCATGGGGCCGCGCCTTGGCGGGCTGCTGACCAAGGACCTGGGCGAGTTGAAGCGCGTGTTCCTGTCGCCCGGTCCCATTTTCGACCCCGAAGACCGCGCCGACGACTACTGGGGTTACACCGAAGCCTTCTATTCCGTGGGCTTCCGCCCCGGCGACGTGGCCCAGATCACCTTCAACTACCACCTCGCCCCGGCGGGCCTGATGTTCGAGGAACCCCTGCGCAACCTTGGCTGCGCCGTGGTGCCCGCCGGCCCCGGCAACGCGGCCACGCAGCTCGAGATCATGTCCAAGCTGCGCGTGTCGGGCTATGTGGGCACGCCCAGCTACCTGCTGCACCTTGCCCAGAAGGCCGAGGAAAAGGGCATGAACCTGCGCAAGGACCTGTTCCTTGAAGTGGGCTTCGTCACCGGCGAAAAATTCTCCGAAAAGCTGCGCGCGCAGCTCGAGAAGAAGTTCGACCTCATCATGCGCCAGGGCTACGGCACGGCGGACGTGGGCTGCATCGGCTACGAATGCTTCCACAAGACCGGCCTGCACATCGCCAACCGCTGCTACGTGGAAATCTGCCATCCGGACACCGGCATTCCGCTGAAGGACGGCGAAGTGGGCGAAATCGTGGTTACGGCCTTCAACAAGACCTACCCGCTGATCCGTCTGGCCACCGGCGACCTGTCCTACATCGACCGTTCGCCCTGCCCCTGCGGCCGCACCAGCCCGCGCCTTGGCTCCATCGTGGGCCGCGTGGACACCACTGCGCGCATCAAGGGCATGTTCGTGTACCCGCACCAGGTGGAACAGGTCATGTCGCGCTTCGAGGAAATCAAGCGCTGGCAGATCGAGGTCACCAACCCCGGCGGCATCGACGAGATGACCCTGTTCATCGAGGCCAGCAACTTCAAGCGCGAGGACGAACTGCTCCACCAGTTCCGCGAGAAGATCAAGCTGCGCCCGGAACTGAAGATCCTTGCGCCCGGCACCCTGCCCCCGCAGATTCGTCCCATCGAGGACAAGCGGGTATGGGACTAG